One part of the Salvelinus fontinalis isolate EN_2023a chromosome 4, ASM2944872v1, whole genome shotgun sequence genome encodes these proteins:
- the LOC129854274 gene encoding pre-mRNA-splicing factor ATP-dependent RNA helicase PRP16-like isoform X1: MEDDASLHRLEGSDPTAQVGGLIVKKKSAAVEPHVFRAPTPRTSLLGLDLLAAQKRKEREGKEQAEADSDDRNNKKSKVSSYKDWEEGKSDSGSDEEDKDEEDQGGKKESSRKYRVTGSETPSNPGGVSEEFRRKHQQREKDRREHGMYASSKEDKNREREKDRERIRDTDRDRRGERDERERSNSRGGGSSRSERGDRSERSERSQKEGWSSERISRGSKREEPPTPQTRPKDGTPSRTSWDEDDSGYASSRRSHWESPSPAPSHKDSDKSERSERSPRSGRESERKDKSVRGRYPDDTPLPTPSYKYNEWANDRKHLGSTPRLSRGKGKNEGEDGIAFDNDDEKQQWEEDQKQADRDWYMMDEGYDEFHNPLTSTSEDYVKKREQILQKQTQKRISAQRRQINEDNERWETNRMLTSGVVQRLEVDDDFEEDNAAKVHLLVHNLVPPFLDGRIVFTKQPEPVIPVKDATSDMAIISRKGSQLVRKHREQKERKKAQQKHWELAGTKLGDIMGIKKTEEGDSSGGKPVGEDGKVDYRTDQKFADHMKDKSEASSEFAKKKTLLEQRQYLPIFAVRQQLLNIIRDNSIVIVVGETGSGKTTQLTQYLHEDGYTSYGMVGCTQPRRVAAMSVAKRVSEELGSNLGEEVGYAIRFEDCTSEKTVIKYMTDGILLRESLRESDLDHYSAVIMDEAHERSLNTDVLFGLLREIVSRRSDLKLIVTSATMDSDKFAAFFGNVPIFHIPGRTFPVDILFSKTPQEDYVEAAVKQALQIHLSGMGGDILIFMPGQEDIEVTSDQIVERLEDLESAPPLTVLPIYSQLPSDLQAKIFQKAPDGVRKCIVATNIAETSLTVDGIMFVVDAGYCKLKVFNPRIGMDALQVYPISQANANQRAGRAGRTGPGQCYRLYTQSAFKNEMLTTTIPEIQRTNLANVVLLLKSLGVQDLLLFHFMDPPPEDNMLNSMYQLWILGALDNTGSLTPTGRLMVEFPLDPALSKMLIVSCDMGCSADILIIVSMLSVPAIFYRPKGREEESDQVREKFSVPESDHLTYLNVYLQWKNNNYSSIWCNEHFIHTKAMRKVREVRSQLKDIMVQQRMNLVSCGSDWDIIRKCICAAYFHQAAKLKGIGEYVNVRTGMPCHLHPTSSLFGMGYTPDYITYHELVMTTKEYMQCVTAVDGEWLAELGPMFYSVKQAGKSRMENRRRAKEEITNMEEEMSLAEQQLRSRREDQDRKSNVGSVRAVKICTPGRKEEAPMTPKRTPARFGL, translated from the exons ATGGAGGATGATGCGTCGCTGCACCGACTGGAGGGCAGTGACCCCACTGCGCAGGTTGGCGGGCTGATTGTGAAGAAGAAGAGTGCAGCAGTAGAGCCTCATGTCTTTCGTGCACCCACTCCACGCACCTCTCTCCTGGGCCTGGATCTGCTGGCAGCTCAAAAGAGAAAAGAGCGTGAGGGCAAGGAGCAGGCTGAGGCTGACAGTGATGACAGGAATAACAAGAAATCCAAGGTATCCTCCTACAAGGATTGGGAGGAAGGGAAAAGTGATTCTGGATCTGATGAAGAAGACAAAGACGAGGAGGATCAAGGTGGTAAAAAAGAGAG TAGCAGGAAGTACCGTGTAACTGGCTCAGAGACACCCTCTAACCCTGGAGGTGTCAGTGAAGAGTTCCGTCGCAAACACCAGCAGAGGGAGAAAGACCGGCGTGAGCATGGAATGTACGCCTCCTCCAAAGAGGacaagaacagagagagggagaaggacagagagaggatcaGAGATACGGACAGAGATCGAAGGGGTGAAAGAG ATGAGCGGGAGCGCAGTAACAGCCGCGGTGGTGGCAGCAGCCGGTCGGAGCGTGGAGACCGCAGTGAGAGGAGTGAGCGCTCACAGAAAGAAGGCTGGTCCTCCGAACGCATCAGCCgggggagcaagagagaggagcCTCCAACGCCTCAGACACGCCCCAAAG ATGGCACTCCCTCGCGCACCAGCTGGGATGAGGATGATAGCGGCTATGCCAGCTCACGCCGTTCCCACTGGGAATCTCCCTCTCCTGCCCCTTCACACAAGGATTCTGACAAGTCTGAACGGTCGGAGCGCAGCCCCCGCTCTGGACGGGAGAGTGAGAGGAAGGACAA gtcagtcaGAGGCCGGTATCCTGATGACACGCCCCTTCCCACCCCATCATACAAGTACAACGAATGGGCCAATGACAGGAAGCACTTGGGCTCCACTCCTCGTCTGTCCCGTGGGAAAG GTAAGAATGAAGGAGAGGATGGCATCGCCTTTGATAATGATGATGAGAAGCAGCAGTGGGAGGAGGACCAGAAG CAAGCGGACAGAGACTGGTACATGATGGACGAAGGCTATGACGAGTTCCACAACCCACTGACCTCCACCTCTGAAGATTATGTGAAGAAGAGAGAGCAGATCCTGCAGAAGCAGACACAGAAACGCATCTCTGCCCAGAGACGACAGATCAATGAG GATAATGAGCGCTGGGAGACTAACCGCATGCTGACCAGTGGAGTGGTCCAGAGGCTGGAGGTGGATGATGACTTTGAGGAGGACAACGCTGCCAAGGTCCACCTGCTGGTTCACAACCTGGTCCCTCCCTTCCTGGACGGGAGGATAGTCTTCACCAAGCAG CCGGAGCCTGTCATCCCTGTGAAAGACGCCACCTCTGACATGGCCATCATCTCCCGCAAGGGCAGCCAGCTGGTCCGCAAGCACCGCGAGCAGAAGGAACGCAAGAAG GCTCAACAGAAACACTGGGAGCTGGCAGGCACCAAGCTGGGTGACATTATGGGCATCAAGAAGACTGAGGAAGGGGATAGCTCTGGGGGCAAGCCAGTGGGTGAGGATGGCAAGGTGGACTACAG aACGGATCAGAAGTTTGCAGACCACATGAAAGATAAGAGTGAGGCCAGCAGTGAGTTTGCTAAGAAGAAGACCCTGCTGGAGCAGAGGCAGTATCTGCCCATCTTCGCTGTGAGGCAGCAGCTGCTCAACATCATCAG GGACAACAGCATTGTGATCGTGGTGGGGGAGACGGGCAGTGGGAAGACCACCCAGCTGACCCAGTACCTTCACGAGGACGGCTACACCAGTTACGGCATGGTGGGCTGCACCCAGCCCCGCAGAGTGGCAGCCATGAGCGTGGCCAAGAGAGTCAGTGAGGAGCTGGGCAGCAACCTGGGAGAGGAG GTGGGTTATGCGATCCGTTTTGAGGACTGTACATCGGAGAAGACTGTGATAAAGTACATGACAGACGGTATCCTGCTGAGAGAGTCTCTCAGAGAGTCAGATCTGGACCACTACAGTGCTGTCATCATGGACGAGGCCCACGAACGTTCCCTCAACACAGATGTGCTGTTCGGCCTGCTACGAGAG ATTGTATCGAGGCGTTCTGACCTCAAGCTGATAGTCACCTCAGCCACCATGGACTCTGACAAATTTGCTGCGTTTTTCGGCAACGTTCCCATATTCCACATTCCAGGAAGAACATTCCCTGTAGACATCTTATTCAGCAAG ACTCCCCAGGAAGACTATGTGGAGGCAGCAGTGAAGCAGGCCTTACAGATCCACCTTAGTGGTATGGGGGGAGATATCCTCATCTTCATGCCTGGCCAGGAGGACATCGAGGTGACGTCAGATCAGATCGTGGAGCGTCTAGAGGATCTGGAAAGCgcccctcctctgactgtactGCCCATCTACTCCCAGCTGCCCTCTGACCTCCAGGCCAAGATCTTCCAGAAG GCTCCAGATGGTGTGAGGAAGTGCATCGTTGCCACCAACATCGCCGAGACCTCCCTGACTGTGGATGGTATCATGTTTGTTGTGGATGCTGGATACTGCAAACTCAAG GTGTTCAACCCTCGCATTGGCATGGATGCCCTGCAGGTGTACCCTATCAGCCAGGCTAACGCCAACCAGCGTGCGGGCAGAGCAGGACGTACAGGGCCGGGCCAGTGTTACAG GCTGTACACCCAGAGTGCCTTCAAGAATGAGATGTTAACCACCACCATCCCAGAGATTCAGCGGACCAACCTGGCCAACGTGGTGCTGCTGCTAAAATCCCTGGGGGTCCAGGACCTGCTGCTCTTCCACTTCATGGACCCCCCGCCCGAGGACAACATGCTCAACTCCATGTACCAGCTGTGGATCCTGGGGGCCCTGGACAACACAG GTTCCCTGACGCCCACTGGGAGGCTGATGGTGGAGTTCCCTCTGGATCCGGCTCTGTCCAAGATGCTGATCGTATCATGTGACATGGGCTGCAGTGCTGACAtcctcatcatcgtctccatgctgtctgtacCGGCCATCTTCTACAGGCCTAAG GGTCGTGAGGAGGAGAGTGACCAGGTGAGGGAGAAGTTCTCGGTCCCAGAGAGTGACCACCTGACCTACCTGAATGTCTACCTGCAGTGGAAGAACAACAACTACTCCAGCATCTGGTGCAAcgaacacttcatccacaccaaGGCCATGCGAAAG GTGCGCGAGGTCCGCTCCCAGCTCAAAGACATCATGGTGCAGCAGAGGATGAACCTGGTGTCCTGTGGCTCAGACTGGGACATCATCAGGAAGTGTATCTGTGCTGCCTACTTCCACCAGGCAGCCAAGCTGAAGGGCATAGGGGAGTATGTGAACGTGAGGACAGGCATGCCGTGTCACCTCCACCCCACCAGCTCTCTGTTTGGCATGGGATACACCCCAGACTACATCACCTACCACGAGCTGGTCATGACCACCAAG GAGTACATGCAGTGTGTGACTGCGGTGGATGGGGAGTGGCTGGCTGAGCTGGGGCCCATGTTCTACAGTGTCAAACAGGCAGGGAAGAGCAGGATG gaGAACCGGCGGCGGGCCAAGGAAGAGATCActaacatggaggaggagatgtctCTGGCGGAGCAGCAactgaggagcaggagagaggatCAGGACAGGAAGAGTAACGTGGGCAGCGTCAG GGCTGTGAAAATCTGCACCCCGGGAAGGAAGGAGGAGGCACCCATGACCCCAAAGCGCACCCCAGCTCGTTTTGGGCTCTAG
- the LOC129854274 gene encoding pre-mRNA-splicing factor ATP-dependent RNA helicase PRP16-like isoform X2: MEDDASLHRLEGSDPTAQVGGLIVKKKSAAVEPHVFRAPTPRTSLLGLDLLAAQKRKEREGKEQAEADSDDRNNKKSKVSSYKDWEEGKSDSGSDEEDKDEEDQGGKKESRKYRVTGSETPSNPGGVSEEFRRKHQQREKDRREHGMYASSKEDKNREREKDRERIRDTDRDRRGERDERERSNSRGGGSSRSERGDRSERSERSQKEGWSSERISRGSKREEPPTPQTRPKDGTPSRTSWDEDDSGYASSRRSHWESPSPAPSHKDSDKSERSERSPRSGRESERKDKSVRGRYPDDTPLPTPSYKYNEWANDRKHLGSTPRLSRGKGKNEGEDGIAFDNDDEKQQWEEDQKQADRDWYMMDEGYDEFHNPLTSTSEDYVKKREQILQKQTQKRISAQRRQINEDNERWETNRMLTSGVVQRLEVDDDFEEDNAAKVHLLVHNLVPPFLDGRIVFTKQPEPVIPVKDATSDMAIISRKGSQLVRKHREQKERKKAQQKHWELAGTKLGDIMGIKKTEEGDSSGGKPVGEDGKVDYRTDQKFADHMKDKSEASSEFAKKKTLLEQRQYLPIFAVRQQLLNIIRDNSIVIVVGETGSGKTTQLTQYLHEDGYTSYGMVGCTQPRRVAAMSVAKRVSEELGSNLGEEVGYAIRFEDCTSEKTVIKYMTDGILLRESLRESDLDHYSAVIMDEAHERSLNTDVLFGLLREIVSRRSDLKLIVTSATMDSDKFAAFFGNVPIFHIPGRTFPVDILFSKTPQEDYVEAAVKQALQIHLSGMGGDILIFMPGQEDIEVTSDQIVERLEDLESAPPLTVLPIYSQLPSDLQAKIFQKAPDGVRKCIVATNIAETSLTVDGIMFVVDAGYCKLKVFNPRIGMDALQVYPISQANANQRAGRAGRTGPGQCYRLYTQSAFKNEMLTTTIPEIQRTNLANVVLLLKSLGVQDLLLFHFMDPPPEDNMLNSMYQLWILGALDNTGSLTPTGRLMVEFPLDPALSKMLIVSCDMGCSADILIIVSMLSVPAIFYRPKGREEESDQVREKFSVPESDHLTYLNVYLQWKNNNYSSIWCNEHFIHTKAMRKVREVRSQLKDIMVQQRMNLVSCGSDWDIIRKCICAAYFHQAAKLKGIGEYVNVRTGMPCHLHPTSSLFGMGYTPDYITYHELVMTTKEYMQCVTAVDGEWLAELGPMFYSVKQAGKSRMENRRRAKEEITNMEEEMSLAEQQLRSRREDQDRKSNVGSVRAVKICTPGRKEEAPMTPKRTPARFGL, from the exons ATGGAGGATGATGCGTCGCTGCACCGACTGGAGGGCAGTGACCCCACTGCGCAGGTTGGCGGGCTGATTGTGAAGAAGAAGAGTGCAGCAGTAGAGCCTCATGTCTTTCGTGCACCCACTCCACGCACCTCTCTCCTGGGCCTGGATCTGCTGGCAGCTCAAAAGAGAAAAGAGCGTGAGGGCAAGGAGCAGGCTGAGGCTGACAGTGATGACAGGAATAACAAGAAATCCAAGGTATCCTCCTACAAGGATTGGGAGGAAGGGAAAAGTGATTCTGGATCTGATGAAGAAGACAAAGACGAGGAGGATCAAGGTGGTAAAAAAGAGAG CAGGAAGTACCGTGTAACTGGCTCAGAGACACCCTCTAACCCTGGAGGTGTCAGTGAAGAGTTCCGTCGCAAACACCAGCAGAGGGAGAAAGACCGGCGTGAGCATGGAATGTACGCCTCCTCCAAAGAGGacaagaacagagagagggagaaggacagagagaggatcaGAGATACGGACAGAGATCGAAGGGGTGAAAGAG ATGAGCGGGAGCGCAGTAACAGCCGCGGTGGTGGCAGCAGCCGGTCGGAGCGTGGAGACCGCAGTGAGAGGAGTGAGCGCTCACAGAAAGAAGGCTGGTCCTCCGAACGCATCAGCCgggggagcaagagagaggagcCTCCAACGCCTCAGACACGCCCCAAAG ATGGCACTCCCTCGCGCACCAGCTGGGATGAGGATGATAGCGGCTATGCCAGCTCACGCCGTTCCCACTGGGAATCTCCCTCTCCTGCCCCTTCACACAAGGATTCTGACAAGTCTGAACGGTCGGAGCGCAGCCCCCGCTCTGGACGGGAGAGTGAGAGGAAGGACAA gtcagtcaGAGGCCGGTATCCTGATGACACGCCCCTTCCCACCCCATCATACAAGTACAACGAATGGGCCAATGACAGGAAGCACTTGGGCTCCACTCCTCGTCTGTCCCGTGGGAAAG GTAAGAATGAAGGAGAGGATGGCATCGCCTTTGATAATGATGATGAGAAGCAGCAGTGGGAGGAGGACCAGAAG CAAGCGGACAGAGACTGGTACATGATGGACGAAGGCTATGACGAGTTCCACAACCCACTGACCTCCACCTCTGAAGATTATGTGAAGAAGAGAGAGCAGATCCTGCAGAAGCAGACACAGAAACGCATCTCTGCCCAGAGACGACAGATCAATGAG GATAATGAGCGCTGGGAGACTAACCGCATGCTGACCAGTGGAGTGGTCCAGAGGCTGGAGGTGGATGATGACTTTGAGGAGGACAACGCTGCCAAGGTCCACCTGCTGGTTCACAACCTGGTCCCTCCCTTCCTGGACGGGAGGATAGTCTTCACCAAGCAG CCGGAGCCTGTCATCCCTGTGAAAGACGCCACCTCTGACATGGCCATCATCTCCCGCAAGGGCAGCCAGCTGGTCCGCAAGCACCGCGAGCAGAAGGAACGCAAGAAG GCTCAACAGAAACACTGGGAGCTGGCAGGCACCAAGCTGGGTGACATTATGGGCATCAAGAAGACTGAGGAAGGGGATAGCTCTGGGGGCAAGCCAGTGGGTGAGGATGGCAAGGTGGACTACAG aACGGATCAGAAGTTTGCAGACCACATGAAAGATAAGAGTGAGGCCAGCAGTGAGTTTGCTAAGAAGAAGACCCTGCTGGAGCAGAGGCAGTATCTGCCCATCTTCGCTGTGAGGCAGCAGCTGCTCAACATCATCAG GGACAACAGCATTGTGATCGTGGTGGGGGAGACGGGCAGTGGGAAGACCACCCAGCTGACCCAGTACCTTCACGAGGACGGCTACACCAGTTACGGCATGGTGGGCTGCACCCAGCCCCGCAGAGTGGCAGCCATGAGCGTGGCCAAGAGAGTCAGTGAGGAGCTGGGCAGCAACCTGGGAGAGGAG GTGGGTTATGCGATCCGTTTTGAGGACTGTACATCGGAGAAGACTGTGATAAAGTACATGACAGACGGTATCCTGCTGAGAGAGTCTCTCAGAGAGTCAGATCTGGACCACTACAGTGCTGTCATCATGGACGAGGCCCACGAACGTTCCCTCAACACAGATGTGCTGTTCGGCCTGCTACGAGAG ATTGTATCGAGGCGTTCTGACCTCAAGCTGATAGTCACCTCAGCCACCATGGACTCTGACAAATTTGCTGCGTTTTTCGGCAACGTTCCCATATTCCACATTCCAGGAAGAACATTCCCTGTAGACATCTTATTCAGCAAG ACTCCCCAGGAAGACTATGTGGAGGCAGCAGTGAAGCAGGCCTTACAGATCCACCTTAGTGGTATGGGGGGAGATATCCTCATCTTCATGCCTGGCCAGGAGGACATCGAGGTGACGTCAGATCAGATCGTGGAGCGTCTAGAGGATCTGGAAAGCgcccctcctctgactgtactGCCCATCTACTCCCAGCTGCCCTCTGACCTCCAGGCCAAGATCTTCCAGAAG GCTCCAGATGGTGTGAGGAAGTGCATCGTTGCCACCAACATCGCCGAGACCTCCCTGACTGTGGATGGTATCATGTTTGTTGTGGATGCTGGATACTGCAAACTCAAG GTGTTCAACCCTCGCATTGGCATGGATGCCCTGCAGGTGTACCCTATCAGCCAGGCTAACGCCAACCAGCGTGCGGGCAGAGCAGGACGTACAGGGCCGGGCCAGTGTTACAG GCTGTACACCCAGAGTGCCTTCAAGAATGAGATGTTAACCACCACCATCCCAGAGATTCAGCGGACCAACCTGGCCAACGTGGTGCTGCTGCTAAAATCCCTGGGGGTCCAGGACCTGCTGCTCTTCCACTTCATGGACCCCCCGCCCGAGGACAACATGCTCAACTCCATGTACCAGCTGTGGATCCTGGGGGCCCTGGACAACACAG GTTCCCTGACGCCCACTGGGAGGCTGATGGTGGAGTTCCCTCTGGATCCGGCTCTGTCCAAGATGCTGATCGTATCATGTGACATGGGCTGCAGTGCTGACAtcctcatcatcgtctccatgctgtctgtacCGGCCATCTTCTACAGGCCTAAG GGTCGTGAGGAGGAGAGTGACCAGGTGAGGGAGAAGTTCTCGGTCCCAGAGAGTGACCACCTGACCTACCTGAATGTCTACCTGCAGTGGAAGAACAACAACTACTCCAGCATCTGGTGCAAcgaacacttcatccacaccaaGGCCATGCGAAAG GTGCGCGAGGTCCGCTCCCAGCTCAAAGACATCATGGTGCAGCAGAGGATGAACCTGGTGTCCTGTGGCTCAGACTGGGACATCATCAGGAAGTGTATCTGTGCTGCCTACTTCCACCAGGCAGCCAAGCTGAAGGGCATAGGGGAGTATGTGAACGTGAGGACAGGCATGCCGTGTCACCTCCACCCCACCAGCTCTCTGTTTGGCATGGGATACACCCCAGACTACATCACCTACCACGAGCTGGTCATGACCACCAAG GAGTACATGCAGTGTGTGACTGCGGTGGATGGGGAGTGGCTGGCTGAGCTGGGGCCCATGTTCTACAGTGTCAAACAGGCAGGGAAGAGCAGGATG gaGAACCGGCGGCGGGCCAAGGAAGAGATCActaacatggaggaggagatgtctCTGGCGGAGCAGCAactgaggagcaggagagaggatCAGGACAGGAAGAGTAACGTGGGCAGCGTCAG GGCTGTGAAAATCTGCACCCCGGGAAGGAAGGAGGAGGCACCCATGACCCCAAAGCGCACCCCAGCTCGTTTTGGGCTCTAG